One region of gamma proteobacterium HIMB55 genomic DNA includes:
- a CDS encoding thymidylate kinase (PFAM: Thymidylate kinase), with translation MKICFLGLDGSGKSTQSKILVDLLADKDIDVVYRHQFRYESETVMSAKNSLRPFIKRAQYLLCIPGSILIDSVILRVIRDNFFWRIIRPLVAHPIGLLVLFSGLIKARGKSRMYGSHHVFVMDRCFLDELARVEWKLSIRVPFKSLWFRLAPAPDYAFYFDIPGVESWARMDPVDTGKEAMVEKEKTYKRLIPEYSPYSPINVLDIVGADISTVTRQVIATLAKKDKLFESL, from the coding sequence ATGAAAATTTGTTTTTTAGGTCTCGACGGGAGTGGTAAATCAACACAGTCTAAAATCCTAGTTGACTTACTCGCGGATAAAGATATCGACGTAGTTTATCGACATCAGTTTAGGTACGAATCTGAGACGGTTATGTCAGCGAAGAATTCTCTGAGGCCGTTCATAAAGAGGGCGCAATATTTATTGTGTATACCTGGAAGCATACTCATTGATTCAGTCATTTTACGAGTGATAAGGGATAATTTTTTTTGGCGCATTATTCGTCCTTTAGTCGCTCACCCCATTGGGCTTCTAGTGTTGTTTTCTGGCTTGATAAAAGCGAGGGGTAAAAGCAGGATGTATGGAAGCCATCATGTGTTTGTTATGGATCGCTGCTTTCTAGACGAGTTAGCTCGGGTGGAATGGAAGCTTAGTATCCGGGTCCCATTTAAGAGCCTCTGGTTTCGCCTAGCTCCCGCTCCGGACTACGCTTTTTATTTTGATATTCCGGGAGTTGAGTCATGGGCGCGAATGGATCCTGTCGATACCGGCAAAGAAGCCATGGTTGAAAAAGAGAAAACTTACAAGCGCCTAATACCCGAGTATTCACCATATTCGCCTATCAATGTGTTGGATATTGTGGGCGCCGATATAAGCACGGTTACAAGGCAGGTTATTGCTACGCTGGCAAAAAAAGATAAACTGTTTGAGTCGCTTTAA
- a CDS encoding glycosyltransferase (PFAM: Glycosyl transferases group 1), with translation MKLFMFVNVDWFFLSHRLDIAKQASANGVDLTVFAEFTSEHVDKAYGDFLFSQSPLKRSRRGGFSLLVEFWEAFKLIKSSKPDLVHAVTIKPIIVLGIICFVLRVPFVASVSGLGPVFSTNGTAARIRRRIVMLVYWTIFYPEKVRVICQSSHDADTLTDSGVCDRSKVVMTQGSGVDISKYAKNRRAKSNKHKVLMASRLLGDKGVREYCMAAGAIAREGTIDVDFCLAGPIDEHSPGALSEPQVIELCGSNQVTLLGNRKDLDEILAGTDIFVLPSYYAEGMPKVLLEAAASGCAVVTTDHPGCRDAILPDITGLLVAPRDADKLADAVMQLLNDRDSILSMGKAGRKLAEERFSIERVIDTHYSIYRSLSGTLVGA, from the coding sequence ATGAAGTTATTTATGTTTGTCAATGTTGACTGGTTTTTTTTATCTCACAGGCTAGATATTGCCAAGCAAGCTTCCGCCAACGGTGTTGATTTAACTGTCTTCGCAGAGTTTACTTCAGAGCATGTGGACAAAGCATATGGAGACTTTCTATTTAGTCAAAGCCCCTTGAAAAGGTCTCGTCGTGGCGGCTTCTCCCTTCTTGTTGAATTTTGGGAAGCGTTCAAACTTATTAAAAGCAGTAAGCCCGACTTGGTGCATGCAGTTACTATCAAGCCAATAATTGTCCTGGGCATTATTTGTTTCGTCCTGCGAGTCCCGTTTGTCGCATCCGTGTCTGGTCTAGGTCCGGTGTTCTCCACGAACGGAACCGCTGCCCGTATCCGACGTCGGATCGTAATGCTGGTTTACTGGACTATTTTTTACCCGGAAAAAGTGCGAGTGATATGTCAAAGCAGTCATGATGCAGACACTCTTACCGATAGCGGAGTATGCGACAGATCAAAAGTGGTAATGACGCAAGGCTCTGGAGTCGACATATCTAAATACGCAAAGAATCGGCGAGCGAAGTCTAATAAGCACAAAGTCTTGATGGCTTCTCGGCTTTTGGGTGATAAGGGTGTGAGGGAGTATTGCATGGCTGCAGGGGCTATAGCGCGCGAAGGCACAATTGATGTTGATTTTTGCTTGGCGGGTCCGATTGATGAACATAGTCCGGGAGCTTTGTCTGAGCCGCAGGTTATTGAGTTATGTGGCTCTAACCAAGTTACTTTGCTTGGAAACCGAAAAGACTTGGATGAGATTCTTGCAGGCACTGATATCTTCGTTTTGCCATCCTACTATGCAGAAGGAATGCCAAAGGTTTTGCTGGAGGCTGCTGCTAGCGGTTGTGCAGTAGTTACAACAGATCACCCCGGGTGTCGTGATGCGATCTTGCCGGATATAACTGGGTTATTAGTCGCGCCAAGAGATGCAGATAAGCTGGCTGATGCCGTGATGCAACTTTTGAATGATCGAGACAGTATTCTTTCCATGGGTAAAGCAGGCCGCAAGCTTGCTGAGGAGCGCTTCTCTATCGAGAGGGTAATCGACACTCATTACTCCATATACCGTTCGCTCTCGGGTACTTTGGTAGGTGCGTAG